AGCTCCTAGGCCTCTGAAATTTGCATCGGGTGTGCTATATTGGCCATCATCCACATATCCTTTAAGGTTTGCTTTGCTGTGGCTTTTTGTTATAGCATTTTTAAGTTTATCGGTTTTTCCTTGTAATTTACCAACATATAGTTTTTCGATTTCGGTTAATGCTTTTTTTGCTTTTGCATCGCCTGAGTAACCAGGTTTAAGTTTTTGGGCTACGTGTCCTATATTTAACTTGAGAAATAACAGGAAGCCATTACGCGCTGCAACCGTAACAGGGTTGAACCTTACGAATGCTTTACCGCCTTTTTTAATCGCTTCGCCAATTTTAGTAAAAAATCCTTTTTTCTTTGGTTTAGCTTTTTTTTCTGCTTTTTTTGCTGCACGTTTTGCCTTTCCGGCTGCTGATCCAAATATGCTACCTAATCCTGAAATAAATGCTTTTTCGTAGGGAATATCATCATCCAGTCCGGTATCGAATATATCTTCATCAATAAAACCTACAGAATTAGAGAAACCATTTATCTGGTTTAATTTGGCTTCGTTAAGTTCCAACACTTTTAATGCTCTATCTCGATCTGTGTCCCAATATTTTAAGGCATAATCAAGCATACGTGTAAATTCGCGTGGAGAATCAACCGTTGATATTGTTTCGGGATTGGTTTCCATGAGTTGGCGAAGTAATACTAAAGTATTATGTATTTCTTGTGAGTTTGGGTTTACGTTGCCTAAACCGCTGAATAAAATATTTGTAATTTGTCCTTTTGGGTTGCTACCGGCTTTGCCAAGTACTGCAACATCTAAACCTTTTAATGGCATATTATAGTCCTTTTTTTGTGAATACTTTTTTTCGTAATTGAATTTAGATAATACCGGATCCACAACAATTTCGCCTGATGAAGTGGGCACAACAACATAAACATGCTGAAATGCGTTTCCACCATCGTATTTTGTGATGCGAAATTTGAAAGGAATTTGTAAATTGAGGAGAATCGCTCCAATAAGCGTGGAAAAACAATCACAGTCAATTCCTGTATTTCTATCTGCGAAACTACGTGCTGGACGGCGAATTTGCTCTTCGCCTGGTATATCAATTTTGTATTGAATATAGGTATAGCAAAAATTCCAAATATTTGAAAGTGTTTCGTTGGTATTATCACCTTTAAGTATTTGGGCTATTTTGGCTGCATCAGCTTTATACTTCCAGCAAACTTTTTGCATGAGCTTTACGGTATCGTCAATATATTCGCTATTAGGAATAATAATGCGATGCGAATAGTCAGGGCTAGGAAAATACTTAACATAGGCTGAACCGTCCTTAATAGGTCGCCATCCGTTGGTTATATCGTCCTTAACTGTGCTCATTATAATATTTTAGATGGTTTTGATGTATAACTAATTCCGTTTGCATATAATGTATAGTACATTTCGAGGGGAACTCCTATTATTTTTTGTACTGATGATATGTCCATATTTTTAATAGCTGCATAAATATCAGATAAATGGCTTAGTATACCTCCAGCAAATGGAAGCAATTGTATCCAAGCTAATTTAATTTCGATAGTTTCGATTGTGGTATTCGATAATTTTTCAATTGTAAATGTTTTTGGGCTTGCGTTCGAATTTGTGAGCATTGCGCCATCCGTTGTTAAATAAACTATGGGTTTGGTAATGGTTACGCTGGTTTTGGTTGGATTTGTTACTTCGACTTCGGTACGAAAATATAATCCGCTCGCATCTGCTTTGTGGATGCGAGGGTTAGATAATCGATCGGTAACCTTATCGGAAAATGAGGAAAGTGTATATAATTTATACCCACCATATAAAACTAAACCTGTAACAGCAACTGCACCAACTGTTTTTAGTGTACTCATTTTTCTTTTTTAAATTTTCCTTTAATAATATCAAAAATCAGTTTTATAAACAATCCTGTAACTGCGCTAATTGCCGAACAAACAATAATATCAACGATTGCTGTTAGGCTTATTGAACACACGACTTTTGTATTTATATTTGTAAAATAGTTGTTTCGGATAGCAGCAAACAAACCCCCGGCTGTACCACTGCCGGAGGTTATTAATGCGTTGGGATCTTGAAAGAAGCTTAATATTTTATTCATTACGAACAAATTACCTTATAAAAGTTTGCATGGCAAAACTATACAGGGCTTTCTACACCGGGTACCAAAAAATGTAGTAACTTGTAATTATTTGTATGTTTTGTGCTTCTTTTTGTATTGTTTATGTATTTTTTTGGCACAAAAAAAAGAGGGCGTTTGCCCTCTTTTGTAATTTGTAAGTAATAAAATTATAGCGTTATGCTATTTAATGGAGAAGGAATTTTACTAATTAAATTATGGCTGGTATGGCAATATATTGAAGTCGTTTTTACTGATGAGTGCCCGGCTAAGCGTTGAATAAGATTTATATCAATACCTTGCTCTACCATGTGCGTGAAAGAACAATGCCTTATAAGATGCGTGTATACTCTTTTATTTATTTTGGCTTTGTCGGCCAATTGCTTCATTACTTCGTTTACGCTTCTATCGGAATATTGCAAAGAGAATTGTCCGTTTAAAACATATTCTTTTGGATGATACTGTTTATAATATTTTTCGAGTAATGGAATAAGTTCAGGAGTTAACATTACTTGCCTATCCTTATTACCTTTTGCTTGTATGATGTTTATGATCATTCGACTTCTGTCGAGATGTTCCCATTTAAGATTTATTAGTTCAGATACTCTTAATCCGCACGAATATAGAAGAGCAAGAATAATTTTGTGTTTAAGATTTTCGCACACATTAAACATGCGTTGAATTTCCTGTTGTGATAATACAATAGGCAGTTTCTTTGATTTTTTGCAGTAAGGAATGTATTTAAACTTTTCGGATTGGTTTAAACAGATTTCATAAAATAGTTTAATGGCTCCATGATGCGAACGCTGAGTATTTGGCTCATCAAATAGTGATAAATAAGCTTTTATATCCTGTTCATTTATATTTTTTGGATGGTCCTTGGTTGACCATGAAAAAAAAGATTTGAGATTACTTACATAGTTTTCAACCGTTCTTTCGGAATATTTTCTACGCTTCATTTCCTGAGCGTAATTATGCACATGTTCAGAAATATTCATAATAATTTACTGATTTTAAGTTTATTATAAAGGTGAAATACATATTGTATGTTATGTGCCATTTTAAAGAGCGACACTGCTCTCAACTTCGTTGCCCCAAACATCCCAACATTCTGGAACTTCACGAGCAAATAATTCTACCTTTGGCAAATCTCCAACAAGTCTAATTATCCTATCTCTTGTTTCTGTTGGCTTTTTACTATGTTTGTCAATCGGAGCATAAATAACTGAATGAACTCCCATATCTAACCTTTTTGGGCTTCCTTTTACTGCTAATAAACATATTTCCACATTACTTCTTGTCCACCTTCCCATCCCCCAAAATAAGCTATCAGCCTTCTTATTTTTTTTAACCCAAGTAAAAGCATTTGTTTTGTACTGGAAGCCCCAAGCGTTTATAACATCAAGTGCTTCTTGTAATTTTGGAAATGTTGCCCACATAAACAACATACAGTTTTCGTCTGCTATTTCGTTTACAGGTAAGTTTTTTATGTCCTCAATATCCATTGTTCTGTAATGCCTTTCTGCCCCTCCCCTGTGTAAGCATTTATCATCGTAGCTCCAAGTTGGGTCTGCATAAATTATTTGGTATT
The Candidatus Babeliaceae bacterium DNA segment above includes these coding regions:
- a CDS encoding tyrosine-type recombinase/integrase gives rise to the protein MNISEHVHNYAQEMKRRKYSERTVENYVSNLKSFFSWSTKDHPKNINEQDIKAYLSLFDEPNTQRSHHGAIKLFYEICLNQSEKFKYIPYCKKSKKLPIVLSQQEIQRMFNVCENLKHKIILALLYSCGLRVSELINLKWEHLDRSRMIINIIQAKGNKDRQVMLTPELIPLLEKYYKQYHPKEYVLNGQFSLQYSDRSVNEVMKQLADKAKINKRVYTHLIRHCSFTHMVEQGIDINLIQRLAGHSSVKTTSIYCHTSHNLISKIPSPLNSITL
- a CDS encoding MT-A70 family methyltransferase — translated: MKKYQIIYADPTWSYDDKCLHRGGAERHYRTMDIEDIKNLPVNEIADENCMLFMWATFPKLQEALDVINAWGFQYKTNAFTWVKKNKKADSLFWGMGRWTRSNVEICLLAVKGSPKRLDMGVHSVIYAPIDKHSKKPTETRDRIIRLVGDLPKVELFAREVPECWDVWGNEVESSVAL